In Planctomycetia bacterium, one genomic interval encodes:
- a CDS encoding alpha-1,4-glucan--maltose-1-phosphate maltosyltransferase, which yields MSSDADNSDDSPARTGTTTSATQRATTGDSRGRIVIENVHPELDCGRYPVKRIVGGVFDVWADIFRDGHDVIDAVVRYETPSGQTHAAPMTHIDNDRWRGSFRATQIGRHTYTVEAWTNSFESWKRDTVKKRDSGQTISLELREAEALVRVAAEAAGAKTSASLKQIATALKKADSDMERAALLLSEDMSTLMVRSNPRGDVTRYHRKLEVYVDREAAGFSAWYEMFPRSQGTIPERSASFEDCMRRLPEIRNMGFDVLYLVPIHPIGTINRKGRNNAVAAKPGEPGSPYAIGSAEGGHDSIHTELGTFADFNRLNTAAHENGLELALDFAIQCAPDHPWIKEHPEWFTFRPDGTIKHAENPPKKYQDIVNVNFYGPHREALWNALKDVILFWVGHGVKIFRVDNPHTKPVPFWEWLIREVQTQHPDVIFLSEAFTRPKMLKVLAKAGFTQSYSYFTWRNFKQEFIDYLTELTQSECREYLRPNFFTNTPDILPPILQRGGRAAFQMRLVLAATLSSVYGIYNGFELCEAKALPNSEEYADSEKYQFKVWDWNREGNIKEFIARVNGARQSNPALREFLNLRFYPADSDSVLFYGKMTADRASMVFVAVNLDPFETHEATIEFPLSEMRIDRDGSFEAEELIGGERYVWRGARQRIRLDPRANPTAIFRITAPGPSEKHTTNA from the coding sequence ATGTCAAGCGACGCCGACAACTCGGACGATTCGCCCGCCAGGACGGGCACGACAACGTCGGCGACGCAGCGCGCGACCACCGGAGATTCCCGAGGCCGCATCGTCATCGAGAATGTCCATCCGGAACTCGATTGCGGCCGCTATCCCGTGAAGCGCATCGTCGGCGGCGTATTCGACGTATGGGCCGACATTTTTCGCGACGGCCACGACGTTATCGACGCCGTTGTTCGCTACGAGACGCCATCCGGACAAACTCACGCTGCGCCGATGACGCACATCGACAATGATCGTTGGCGCGGAAGCTTCCGCGCCACGCAGATAGGACGGCACACCTACACGGTCGAAGCATGGACCAACAGCTTTGAATCATGGAAGCGAGATACCGTCAAGAAGCGCGACTCCGGACAAACCATCAGTTTGGAACTTCGCGAAGCGGAAGCGCTGGTGCGCGTGGCGGCAGAAGCCGCAGGCGCAAAGACTTCCGCATCGCTGAAGCAAATCGCTACCGCGCTCAAGAAAGCGGACAGCGACATGGAACGCGCGGCGTTGCTGCTTTCTGAAGACATGTCGACCTTGATGGTGCGAAGCAATCCCCGCGGGGATGTGACCCGCTATCATCGGAAGCTCGAGGTCTACGTAGACCGTGAGGCAGCCGGATTTTCCGCGTGGTACGAGATGTTTCCCCGATCACAGGGAACCATTCCGGAGCGAAGCGCCAGCTTCGAAGACTGTATGCGGCGCCTGCCAGAAATTCGAAACATGGGATTCGACGTGCTTTACTTAGTGCCAATCCATCCGATCGGCACGATAAATCGCAAGGGGAGGAACAATGCCGTGGCTGCCAAGCCCGGCGAGCCGGGCAGCCCTTACGCGATCGGCTCTGCCGAAGGGGGCCACGATTCGATCCACACCGAATTGGGAACATTCGCCGATTTCAACCGGCTGAACACGGCAGCGCACGAAAACGGTCTCGAGCTCGCCCTCGACTTCGCCATTCAATGCGCGCCGGACCATCCGTGGATCAAGGAGCACCCGGAGTGGTTCACTTTTCGTCCGGATGGGACGATCAAGCACGCCGAGAATCCGCCGAAGAAGTATCAGGACATCGTTAACGTCAACTTTTATGGACCTCATCGCGAGGCCCTATGGAACGCACTCAAGGATGTAATTCTGTTCTGGGTCGGCCACGGCGTTAAGATCTTCCGCGTCGACAATCCGCACACCAAGCCGGTGCCATTCTGGGAATGGTTGATTCGCGAAGTACAAACCCAGCATCCCGACGTAATTTTCCTTTCAGAGGCCTTCACTCGGCCGAAGATGCTGAAGGTCCTCGCCAAGGCCGGTTTCACACAATCCTATTCCTACTTCACCTGGCGAAATTTCAAGCAGGAATTCATCGACTACCTCACCGAGCTCACGCAATCTGAATGCCGGGAGTATCTCCGGCCGAACTTCTTCACCAACACGCCCGACATTTTGCCGCCTATTTTGCAGCGGGGAGGCCGCGCCGCTTTTCAGATGCGGCTCGTACTCGCCGCCACATTGTCGAGCGTGTACGGCATCTACAACGGATTTGAACTGTGCGAAGCGAAGGCACTACCCAACAGCGAAGAATATGCCGATTCGGAGAAGTACCAATTTAAGGTTTGGGATTGGAACCGTGAGGGCAATATCAAGGAATTCATCGCTCGCGTGAATGGCGCGCGGCAAAGCAATCCGGCCCTCCGCGAATTCTTGAATCTACGCTTTTATCCCGCGGACTCCGACTCGGTGCTGTTCTACGGAAAGATGACGGCCGACCGTGCGAGCATGGTTTTCGTCGCTGTAAATCTTGACCCGTTCGAAACCCACGAAGCGACGATCGAATTTCCGCTCTCCGAGATGAGGATCGATCGTGACGGCTCATTCGAAGCTGAGGAGCTGATCGGCGGAGAGCGCTACGTTTGGCGTGGCGCCAGACAGCGGATTCGTCTCGATCCTCGCGCGAATCCCACCGCCATTTTCCGCATCACGGCGCCGGGGCCCTCCGAGAAGCATACGACAAATGCCTAA